Proteins from a genomic interval of Helicobacter pylori Shi112:
- the tyrS gene encoding tyrosine--tRNA ligase codes for MEQKISIALKEIARGANEIIGLEYIEKLVRKYYETNERFIVKAGFDPTAPDLHLGHTVLIQKLALLQQYGARVKFLIGDFTAMIGDPTGKNETRKPLNREQVLENAKTYEEQIYKILDQKHTEVCFNSTWLDALGAKGIIELCAKFSVARMLERDDFTKRYKENRPISIVEFLYPLLQGYDSVAMDADIELGGNDQKFNLLVGRFLQRAYGLNKEQSVITMPLLEGLDGVQKMSKSLGNYVGITEEPNAMFGKIMSVSDDLMWRYYTLLSAKTLEEIEDLKHGILNQTLHPKAVKEDLAGEIVARYYDNEQAIKAKEQFSKVFGANLLPEILLESDFDEGVGILDVLKQIGFCPSTSQARRDIQGGGVKINQEVVKNENYRFVKGNYVIQLGKKRFMKLNIN; via the coding sequence ATGGAACAAAAAATCAGTATCGCCTTAAAAGAGATCGCTAGAGGCGCTAATGAAATCATTGGATTAGAATATATTGAAAAATTGGTGAGAAAATATTACGAAACCAATGAACGCTTTATCGTTAAAGCCGGGTTTGATCCTACCGCTCCAGATTTGCATTTAGGGCATACGGTATTGATCCAAAAACTGGCTTTATTACAGCAATATGGGGCTAGGGTTAAGTTTTTGATTGGGGATTTTACCGCTATGATAGGCGATCCTACAGGGAAAAATGAAACCAGAAAGCCTTTAAACCGGGAGCAAGTCTTAGAAAACGCTAAAACTTATGAAGAGCAAATCTATAAAATTTTAGATCAAAAACACACCGAAGTGTGTTTTAATTCCACTTGGCTTGATGCTTTAGGCGCAAAAGGCATTATAGAATTGTGCGCGAAGTTTTCAGTCGCTAGAATGCTAGAAAGGGACGATTTCACCAAACGCTATAAAGAAAATCGCCCTATTAGCATCGTGGAATTTTTATACCCTTTGTTGCAAGGCTATGATTCGGTAGCGATGGATGCGGATATTGAGCTTGGGGGCAATGATCAAAAGTTTAATTTGTTAGTGGGGCGCTTTTTGCAACGGGCTTATGGCTTGAATAAAGAGCAGTCTGTCATCACCATGCCTTTATTAGAGGGGCTTGATGGGGTGCAAAAAATGAGTAAGAGCTTGGGGAATTATGTGGGGATCACTGAAGAGCCTAATGCGATGTTTGGGAAGATCATGAGCGTGAGCGATGATCTCATGTGGCGATACTACACCCTTTTGAGCGCTAAGACTTTAGAAGAAATTGAAGACTTAAAACATGGCATTTTAAATCAAACCTTGCACCCTAAAGCCGTTAAAGAAGATCTCGCTGGTGAAATCGTGGCTCGTTATTATGATAATGAACAAGCCATCAAGGCTAAAGAGCAATTTTCTAAAGTGTTTGGCGCAAATCTTTTGCCTGAAATTTTATTAGAGAGCGATTTTGATGAGGGGGTGGGGATTTTAGATGTTTTAAAACAGATTGGCTTTTGCCCATCCACTTCACAAGCCAGGCGCGATATTCAAGGGGGAGGGGTAAAGATTAATCAAGAAGTGGTAAAAAATGAGAATTATCGTTTTGTTAAAGGAAATTATGTTATACAGCTTGGTAAGAAAAGATTTATGAAATTAAATATTAACTAA